The Candidatus Binataceae bacterium genome contains the following window.
GCGGAGCGAGTTCTGCGGTTGCGAAATCACGGAAGAATGTCTCATTTCGCTCATCAGGAGTGCGGGTACAACGCGCGCCTCGATACTATGCAGGCCGCAGTGTTAAGCGCGAAGCTTAAGCGTCTCGATACCTGGAATGCTCGCCGCCGGGAACTGGCAGTCCTGTACAATAGCCATCTAAGCGGATCGGGAGTTGAGATTCCCTCAGAGACGAACGGCTTGGAATCGAACTATCACCTCTACGTAATTAGATCGACGCAGCGAGACGCGATAAGGCAAGCGCTGCTTGCCGAAGGAATTGACTGCGGCATTCACTATCCGGTGCCACTGCCTCTACAGCCGGCACTCCGTTCTCTGAACTACGCGGTCGGTGATTTTCCGCGAAGCGAGCGATGGGCCGATTCGATTCTTTCGCTGCCGATGCATCCGCATATGACTGTCGAGCAAGTCGCCCAGGTCTCCAGCGTGGTGAAGGCTTGTATACGGCCAGAAGTAAAGTCGTCCGCCGACGCGAATAAAAACGCGGAGCGCGTCGAGTCAGCGACAGAGTAGTACGATAGCGATGTTATCCGGAGAGCTGCGCAAACAGAAGTTGCTATTTGCATTCGGTGACGCAATTGCGCTGCTCACCGTGTTTGCGATGGCTTTGCGTCTTCATGATCCTTCACACTCTATCGCAAAGAGATTCTCAGAGGCGGGTACCGCCATAGAATTCCTGGGTGTGAGCGCAGTACTGGCGTTGTGGCTGGTAACCCTTCAGTGGAACGACCTCTACCGTTTCAGAAATGGCGGGCCTCGAGAGTTCGTCGCGATTTTACTGGCTTGTTCAGAAGCCGCACTGCTAACATTGCTTGCGTTTTTCCTGTTCCATACCGGAATTGCGCGTATAACGGTCGCGTTGGCATGGGCGGGAAGCGCCTTCGCCGTTGCTGGTATGCGATCGCTCATGCGTGCGGCGATCGAAAAACTCTACGCGAACCCGAAGATAGCCGTCCCCTTGCTGCTCGTGGGATTTAACCCGGTTAGCACCTACCTTTGCGATCAGGTCCTCAATGAGTTGGGACCATATGAACCGGTGGCATTTTTGGACGGTTCCACAGCCGAGCAAGAGTACAGAGGACTACCCGTCGATCGAATACCACAGACGTTTGAGCGCTTGGCATTGCGGTATCCTGGAGCGGAAGTGGCCATCGCACTGCCGGACAGCCCACGCGAAGAAATTGAGGAAATCGCGCGGCTCTGCGAGGATGCACGGCTTGATTGGTGGCTCGTTCCATGGCTGCTCCCGAGTCTCGCGCGTGGCGTGAAGGTCGAACAGATCGGAATTGTTCCACTAATCGGCCGGCGAGGAGCCCGAATTGAAGGGTTGAACTATGCAATCAAGCGTCTCTTCGATGCAACACTAGCGTCATTTCTGACTATTCTGACCGCGCCAGTGATGCTGATTGCTGGAATAGCCATTGTTCTTGATGATGGGTTTCCGGTGTTGTTTCGGCAGAAACGCATTGGCGTTCGTGGCGAACCGTTCGAGATGCTCAAGCTACGGACAATGCAAAGAAACTGCGATGATAGCACCCATCGTGAGTTTGTTTCGTCGTGGATTCGAAACTCGCAGCGGATAACGGCTGCGCCTTCAGCAGGAAACGTAAAATATAAATTGACCAATGATCCTCGGATCACCCGAATTGGCCGAATCCTGCGACGATTTAGCATCGATGAGCTCCCTCAGTTGCTGAATGTCATCCAGGGGCAGATGAGCTTGATCGGGCCCCGGCCTGGAACGCCTTACGAACTCGAGAACTATGAGAAATGGCATCGACGACGGCTTGATGCACCGCCAGGAATTACCGGTCTTTGGCAGGTAAGTGGCCGTAATGACTTGTCGTTCGACGAGATGGTACGGCTCGATGTCCAGTACCTCGAAGACTGGTCGCTGGTTGGAGATTTGAAGATTCTTGCTCGCACTCTGCCCGCCCTGATTCGGGGATCCGGCGTATGAAGGCTGACGAGAAGTCTCTGCAGCCCGATCTGCACCACCGTTCGCAGGAAGGCTCGGTCTGGGCCAGTTTCGCACGTAGTGTGCGAAACAATGCAATGGCGGAGATTGGTGTTCAGGCTATCCGCATCTCTGCCATGATTATTCTGGCCCGCCAGCTTGCGCCGTCTGATTTTGGTGCGTTTAGGGTGCTCCTGATTGTAGGCTTGATCGGGATCTTAGTATACGAAGCTGGAATCCCCGACGCGCTCATCAGATTAAAGGACCTTCGGCGTGAGCACGAGGTCACCGCATGGTCCGTTAGCATCGTCCTCGCGATAGCAAGTGCCGGTCTTCTTTGGTTTGGCGCTCCCTTTGTGGCGACCTGGATGAGGATGCCGACGCTGAGAATTGGCATCAGGCTTCTATGTATTCCAATACTGCTCGAAGGGACCGTCGCAATTTCAAACGCTCGATTGCAGAGAACGTTTCGTTATGGGGTCCTTGCTCTTGCAGATCTGTTAGGCGAAGTTGCCTTTCTCGGTGTTGGCGTTGCCGTAGCTTTGGGGAGTCTCAAGGAATGGAGCCTTCCCGCAGCGTTGGCTTGCCGGCTGTTGATACATGCCATCACTGTGTGGATTGCTGAGCCTCGGCCTCCGATCGGATGGCCAACCGCTTCGGCATTTCGAGAGCTCGCATCGTTCGCGTCCGCCGTTTCAGGAGGCCAGCTAGTCTATTTACTCTCCAGCAACGCCGATTTCCTGCTTGTCGGCAGACTACTCGGAAGCGCCGCACTTGGATTTTACGTGATCGCGTGGGATCTGTTGCGATTTATTCCGGATCGCTTGAATCAAGTTGCGGGCAGGGTAACCTATCCGGCCTTCTGCAGGTTCCAGGACGACAATAACGAGTTGGCGCGAGCATACCTGGGATTCTTCGAGCATATCGCTCGTATCGTTCTACCAATCTTGATCGTTGTCGTCGTGGCAGCTCCAGAGCTGGTTTTCACGGTATACGGCCGGCAATGGTTGCCTGCTGCTGGGCCGCTGCGTCTCCTGGCCGGAGGGTTGACACTAGCAGGTCTTCGAGTCGGTATCGGATCCTTGTTCTACACCAAAGGATACCCTTCCATCGACATCTACCTGCACACCCTTCGACTCGTTCTGATCATAGTCGTCGTCACGTTGTGTGCTCCCTTTGGACTTGTGGCAGTCAGCGCCGGAATGAGCGGAGTCGAAGGAGTTATCAGCATAGTTGGAATATGGACGGCCTCTTACCTGATCGAACTTAATCCCTTGCGACTCTTGGCGGCTGCAGGTCCTGGCGTCCGACTGGCGATGATCTGCGGTATTTGTGCGGTGTTGTCGAAGACCGTCGCCGTTGGAGCTAAGCTCGAACGCCCGGAAGTTCTAATCGTGGTCGCGGCAATATGTGCACTGGCGTATTGCTCGCTCGAAGCGCAGACGCTGACGAGAATGTTCACTGCCGCTTTTAAGGGAAGATCCCTGGAGGCATTAGACTTGTAGGCTTGATCGAGTCTCTGGATATCGCTCTATTCGATGGTTTCAAGGAGCTGTATGGCGAGTTACGTGGCGATAACCCCTGCGAAGGATGAAGAGCGCTTGATGCCCGGCGTCATCGCTTCGATGTTATCTCAATCTCATCAAGCTGGACGATGGATAATTATTGACGACGGATCGACTGATGCGACTCCGCAGATCCTCGACCAAGCCGCACGCGATAACCCTTGGATCGAGGTGCACCACCTCGCCAAAGACCGTCCAAGGGCTGCCGGCGGAGAGTCCGTGATTATGCAATTCCTGCCGACTCGAGTGTGGAATGAATATGATTATATTCTCCGCTTGGATGCCGACCTTACGTTTGACAGCGAGATGGTCAGACAACTGATGCACGAATTCGAGGTGACACCCGATCTCGGTATCGCCGGAGCGATGCTGCTAGAACGAAATCCGGAAGGAATATGGCAAGAAGCCAAACAGCCTGGGTTTCACACCCGAGGTGCAGTGAAGCTCTACAGTCGTGGATGCTTTGAGGCGATCGATGGCTTGGATGCGGGACTGGGGTGGGATACGTTAGACGAGATTCGAGCGATGATGCATGGGTATACCACCCATTCCTTCCCATATATTCAAGCTCGACATCATCGCACCCAGGGAACCGCCGACGGGATCGTCAAGGGCCGCCTCGCCGCGGGCCGCGCGG
Protein-coding sequences here:
- a CDS encoding sugar transferase; amino-acid sequence: MLSGELRKQKLLFAFGDAIALLTVFAMALRLHDPSHSIAKRFSEAGTAIEFLGVSAVLALWLVTLQWNDLYRFRNGGPREFVAILLACSEAALLTLLAFFLFHTGIARITVALAWAGSAFAVAGMRSLMRAAIEKLYANPKIAVPLLLVGFNPVSTYLCDQVLNELGPYEPVAFLDGSTAEQEYRGLPVDRIPQTFERLALRYPGAEVAIALPDSPREEIEEIARLCEDARLDWWLVPWLLPSLARGVKVEQIGIVPLIGRRGARIEGLNYAIKRLFDATLASFLTILTAPVMLIAGIAIVLDDGFPVLFRQKRIGVRGEPFEMLKLRTMQRNCDDSTHREFVSSWIRNSQRITAAPSAGNVKYKLTNDPRITRIGRILRRFSIDELPQLLNVIQGQMSLIGPRPGTPYELENYEKWHRRRLDAPPGITGLWQVSGRNDLSFDEMVRLDVQYLEDWSLVGDLKILARTLPALIRGSGV
- a CDS encoding oligosaccharide flippase family protein, with the translated sequence MKADEKSLQPDLHHRSQEGSVWASFARSVRNNAMAEIGVQAIRISAMIILARQLAPSDFGAFRVLLIVGLIGILVYEAGIPDALIRLKDLRREHEVTAWSVSIVLAIASAGLLWFGAPFVATWMRMPTLRIGIRLLCIPILLEGTVAISNARLQRTFRYGVLALADLLGEVAFLGVGVAVALGSLKEWSLPAALACRLLIHAITVWIAEPRPPIGWPTASAFRELASFASAVSGGQLVYLLSSNADFLLVGRLLGSAALGFYVIAWDLLRFIPDRLNQVAGRVTYPAFCRFQDDNNELARAYLGFFEHIARIVLPILIVVVVAAPELVFTVYGRQWLPAAGPLRLLAGGLTLAGLRVGIGSLFYTKGYPSIDIYLHTLRLVLIIVVVTLCAPFGLVAVSAGMSGVEGVISIVGIWTASYLIELNPLRLLAAAGPGVRLAMICGICAVLSKTVAVGAKLERPEVLIVVAAICALAYCSLEAQTLTRMFTAAFKGRSLEALDL
- a CDS encoding glycosyltransferase family A protein; this encodes MASYVAITPAKDEERLMPGVIASMLSQSHQAGRWIIIDDGSTDATPQILDQAARDNPWIEVHHLAKDRPRAAGGESVIMQFLPTRVWNEYDYILRLDADLTFDSEMVRQLMHEFEVTPDLGIAGAMLLERNPEGIWQEAKQPGFHTRGAVKLYSRGCFEAIDGLDAGLGWDTLDEIRAMMHGYTTHSFPYIQARHHRTQGTADGIVKGRLAAGRAAYRIGYSPIFMFARSLWRSVHPPFVLGGLALLAGYCEGYIRGLPKAVTPDVESFVRRQQRLRLLGKQSVWN